The Pan troglodytes isolate AG18354 chromosome 1, NHGRI_mPanTro3-v2.0_pri, whole genome shotgun sequence genome includes a region encoding these proteins:
- the LOC469755 gene encoding olfactory receptor 2AK2 encodes MNISDVISFDILVSAMKTGNQSFGTDFLLVGLFQYGWINSLLFVVIATLFTVALTGNIMLIHLIRLNTRLHTPMYFLLSQLSIVDLMYISTTVPKMAVNFLSQSKTIRFLGCEIQTYVFLALGGTEALLLGFMSYDRYVAICHPLHYPMLMSKKICCLMVACAWASGSINAFIHTLYVFQLPFCRSRLINHFFCEVPALLSLVCQDTSQYEHTVLLSGLIILLLPFLAILASYARVLIVVFQMSSGKGQAKAVSTCSSHLIVASLFYATTLFTYTRPHSLRSPSRDKAVAVFYTIVTPLLNPFIYSLRNKEVTGAVRRLLGYWICCRKYDFRSLY; translated from the coding sequence ATGAACATTTCAGATGTCATCTCCTTTGATATTTTGGTTTCAGCcatgaaaacaggaaatcaaagTTTTGGGACAGATTTTCTACTTGTTGGTCTTTTCCAATATGGCTGGATAAACTCTCTTCTCTTTGTCGTCATTGCCACCCTCTTTACAGTTGCTCTGACAGGAAATATCATGCTGATCCACCTCATTCGACTGAACACCAGACTCCACACTCCAATGTACTTTCTGCTCAGTCAGCTCTCCATTGTTGACCTCATGTACATCTCCACCACAGTGCCCAAGATGGCAGTCAACTTCCTCTCACAGAGTAAGACCATTAGATTTTTGGGCTGTGAGATTCAAACGTATGTGTTCTTGGCCCTTGGTGGAACTGAAGCCCTTCTCCTTGGTTTTATGTCTTATGATCGCTATGTAGCTATCTGTCACCCTTTACATTATCCTATGCTTATGAGCAAGAAGATCTGCTGCCTCATGGTTGCATGTGCATGGGCCAGTGGTTCTATCAATGCTTTCATACATACATTGTATGTGTTTCAACTTCCATTCTGTAGGTCTCGGCTCATTAaccactttttctgtgaagttccAGCTCTACTATCATTGGTGTGTCAGGACACCTCCCAGTATGAGCATACAGTCCTCCTGAGTGGACTTATTATCCTGCTGCTACCATTCCTAGCCATTCTGGCTTCCTATGCTCGTGTGCTTATTGTGGTATTCCAGATGAGCTCAGGAAAAGGACAGGCAAAAGCTGTTTCCACTTGTTCCTCCCACCTGATTGTGGCAAGCCTGTTCTATGCAACCACTCTCTTTACCTACACAAGGCCACACTCCTTGCGTTCCCCTTCACGGGATAAGGCGGTGGCAGTATTTTACACCATTGTCACACCTCTACTGAACCCATTTATCTACAGCCTGAGAAATAAGGAAGTGACGGGGGCAGTGAGGAGACTGTTGGGATATTGGATATGCTGTAGAAAATATGACTTCAGATCTCTGTATTGA
- the LOC100615576 gene encoding olfactory receptor 2L8, with translation MENYNQTSTDFILLGLFPPSRIDLFCFILIVFIFLMALIGNLSMILLIFLDTHLHTPMYFLLSQLSLIDLNYISTIVPKMASDFLHGNKSISFTGCGIQSFFFFALGGAEALLLASMAYDRYIAICFPLHYPIRMSKRVCVLMITGSWIIGSINACAHTVYVLHIPYCRSRAINHFFCDVPAMVTLACTDTWVYEGTVFLSTTIFLLFPFIGISCSYGQILLAVYRMKSAEGRKKAYLTCSTHLTVVTFYYAPFLYTYLRPRSLRSPTEDKVLAVFYTILTPMLNPIIYSLRNKEVMGALTRVSQRICSVKM, from the coding sequence ATGGAAAATTACAATCAAACATCAACTGATTTCATCTTATTGGGGCTGTTTCCACCATCAAGAATTGACCTTTTCTGCTtcattctcattgttttcattttcctgatggctCTAATTGGAAACCTATCCATGATTCTTCTTATCTTCTTGGACACCCACCTCCACACACCCATGTATTTCCTACTTAGTCAGCTCTCCCTCATTGACCTAAATTACATCTCCACCATTGTTCCTAAGATGGCATCTGATTTTCTGCATGGAAACAAGTCTATCTCCTTCACTGGGTGTGGGATTCAGAGTTTCTTCTTCTTTGCATTAGGAGGTGCAGAAGCACTACTTTTGGCATCTATGGCCTATGATCGTTACATTGCTATTTGCTTTCCTCTTCACTATCCCATCCGCATGAGCAAAAGAGTGTGTGTGCTGATGATAACAGGGTCTTGGATCATAGGCTCGATCAATGCTTGTGCTCACACTGTATATGTACTCCATATTCCTTATTGCCGATCCAGGGCCATCAATCATTTCTTCTGTGATGTCCCAGCAATGGTGACTCTGGCCTGCACAGACACCTGGGTCTATGAGGGCACAGTGTTTTTGAGCACCACCATCTTTCTCTTGTTTCCCTTCATTGGTATTTCATGTTCCTATGGCCAGATTCTCCTTGCTGTCTACCGCATGAAATCtgcagaagggaggaagaaagcctACCTGACCTGCAGCACCCACCTCACTGTAGTAACTTTCTACTATGCACCTTTTCTCTACACTTATCTACGTCCAAGATCCCTGCGATCTCCAACAGAGGACAAGGTTCTGGCTGTCTTCTACACCATCCTCACCCCAATGCTCAACCCCATCATCTATAGCCTGAGGAACAAGGAGGTGATGGGGGCCCTGACACGAGTGAGTCAGAGAATCTGCTCTGTGAAAATGTAG